The following are encoded in a window of Bacillus sp. SORGH_AS_0510 genomic DNA:
- a CDS encoding flagellar motor protein MotB: MRRQRRKLEEEHEEHIDESWLIPYADILTLLLALFIVLFASSTVDKAKYESIMEAFKSELTGTKIESKDSGLSIKPSDKESDEKTSEQKPATAPEAAPAPSKEEVELNQLKEQLTKYIKENHLEAVISLTDTKRGVEISLKDVILFDPGKADLKQSSYQTLDVLVGLSKTVDNPISIEGHTDNVPIKNTAYASNWELSSARAVSVLHFFETKSILKDRLQFVGYGEYKPIYPNDTKEHKQANRRVNIVILRKS, translated from the coding sequence ATGAGAAGACAGCGTAGAAAATTAGAGGAAGAGCATGAAGAACACATTGATGAATCTTGGCTAATTCCATATGCTGATATTTTAACTCTCCTACTGGCCTTGTTTATTGTTTTATTTGCTTCTAGTACGGTGGATAAAGCAAAATATGAATCAATTATGGAAGCCTTCAAATCAGAATTAACCGGCACAAAAATAGAAAGTAAAGATTCTGGACTTTCCATTAAGCCTTCGGATAAGGAGTCTGATGAAAAAACAAGTGAACAGAAGCCTGCTACAGCTCCAGAAGCTGCACCTGCACCAAGTAAGGAAGAAGTGGAATTAAACCAGCTTAAGGAACAATTAACAAAATATATAAAAGAAAATCACTTGGAAGCTGTTATTTCATTGACAGATACCAAACGTGGTGTAGAAATTTCTTTGAAGGATGTAATCCTTTTTGATCCTGGTAAGGCAGATTTAAAACAAAGCTCCTATCAAACCCTTGATGTTCTAGTTGGCTTATCGAAAACAGTTGACAATCCAATTAGTATAGAGGGTCATACTGACAATGTTCCAATTAAAAATACTGCCTACGCTTCCAATTGGGAGTTATCTTCAGCAAGAGCAGTAAGTGTTCTGCATTTTTTTGAAACAAAAAGCATTTTAAAAGATCGTCTACAATTTGTAGGATACGGGGAATACAAACCAATCTATCCAAATGATACAAAGGAACATAAACAAGCAAACCGTCGGGTTAATATCGTTATTTTACGTAAGAGTTAA
- a CDS encoding R2-like ligand-binding oxidase, which produces MEKRTILTTSSRGLLEDSFPYRLYQKAKRLGTWNPADIDFSQDQEDWKGMTVEQQQDILRLISQFQAGEEAVTLDLLPLIMAIAKEGRLEEEMFLTTFLYEEAKHTEFFRLVLNAIGEKGDLSHFHTETYQKIFYEILPTAMERLVTDQSPEAIAEASVVYNMFVEGVLAETGYFSFYAALETAGIMPGLLEGIGNLKKDESRHIGYGTFLLQRLICEHPHLFDFVVAKMGELTPLAIRLNQEGIAGREVSSFGGNPDDVMNFTLKQLSVRMEILARAKGKKIEEIYRYSDSELGVL; this is translated from the coding sequence ATGGAAAAAAGAACCATTTTAACAACTAGCTCAAGGGGATTACTCGAGGATTCTTTCCCATATCGACTGTATCAAAAAGCGAAGCGACTGGGGACCTGGAATCCGGCTGATATTGATTTCAGTCAGGATCAGGAGGATTGGAAAGGGATGACTGTCGAGCAACAGCAAGATATTTTGCGCTTAATCTCTCAATTTCAAGCAGGTGAAGAAGCCGTTACCCTTGATTTGCTGCCGCTGATTATGGCAATTGCAAAGGAAGGCAGATTGGAAGAAGAAATGTTTTTAACAACTTTCTTATATGAGGAAGCGAAGCACACGGAATTTTTCCGACTTGTGTTGAATGCAATTGGGGAGAAGGGGGACTTATCCCATTTCCACACAGAGACTTATCAGAAAATATTTTATGAGATTCTGCCTACGGCGATGGAACGGCTGGTTACCGATCAGTCACCAGAAGCGATTGCGGAGGCTTCGGTTGTGTATAACATGTTTGTTGAGGGCGTGTTAGCGGAAACCGGCTATTTTTCCTTCTATGCTGCATTGGAAACTGCGGGCATTATGCCTGGGCTACTTGAAGGAATTGGGAATCTAAAGAAGGATGAATCAAGGCATATCGGGTACGGAACATTCCTTCTGCAACGATTGATTTGTGAGCACCCACATCTTTTTGATTTTGTAGTGGCAAAAATGGGCGAGTTGACGCCACTAGCAATTCGCCTGAACCAAGAAGGCATCGCAGGAAGGGAGGTTAGTTCATTCGGAGGGAATCCTGATGACGTCATGAATTTTACACTGAAACAACTATCCGTACGAATGGAAATTTTAGCGAGAGCCAAAGGCAAAAAAATCGAAGAGATTTATAGATATTCAGATAGTGAGTTAGGAGTTTTGTAA
- a CDS encoding aldehyde dehydrogenase, whose product MTVQVEVQTFPHFINGKWELASNQETFDVFNPASGELVAKVAKGTKDDVDRAVKAAREAFDQGDWKNIRPKDRANVLYAISYKIAEHAQELAYLEAISSGGTVRRIGNSDILQMVDLFQTLAKFTVEYPFSETLPVPPFPGPAHNFIWREPIGVCAAITPWNLPMVIATWKIAPALAMGNTIVIKPASYTPLSTLKLAEIISEVVPPGVINVVAGPGAEVGEALVSHPQVDKVAFTGSTEVGRNIMSLAAGTIKKTTLELGGKSPNIILEDADLNIALPGSLFGVFLHSGQLCESGTRLFVPDKIYDQVVEGLVALAGKLKLGNPLDPATDVGPVISKKQKESILSYIESGKQEGATIVCGGKEVKVAGCEEGHFIEPTIFTNVTNKMKIAQEEIFGPVLCVIRYSELDEAIKMANDTIYGLAAGVWTRDVNKAYEVARKLQAGVVWINDWHMLRSDAPFGGYKQSGIGREMGQHSLDAYTQVKHVHTSMSPELERRNWYGILFGQN is encoded by the coding sequence ATGACAGTTCAAGTTGAGGTGCAAACTTTTCCCCATTTTATCAATGGAAAGTGGGAGCTGGCCAGCAATCAAGAAACCTTTGATGTGTTTAACCCTGCCAGTGGGGAGTTGGTTGCAAAAGTAGCGAAAGGAACAAAGGATGACGTGGATCGTGCGGTAAAGGCTGCACGTGAAGCCTTTGACCAAGGCGACTGGAAAAACATAAGGCCAAAGGATCGGGCCAATGTTTTATATGCAATCTCCTATAAAATTGCCGAGCACGCACAAGAACTAGCATATCTTGAAGCGATTAGCTCCGGCGGCACGGTCCGTCGAATTGGAAACAGCGATATTTTACAAATGGTCGATTTGTTCCAGACATTAGCGAAATTTACGGTAGAATATCCTTTTTCAGAAACGCTTCCAGTCCCGCCATTCCCAGGACCAGCACACAACTTTATATGGCGGGAGCCGATCGGCGTGTGTGCCGCGATTACGCCATGGAATCTACCAATGGTCATCGCCACCTGGAAGATTGCTCCGGCCTTGGCGATGGGAAACACCATTGTTATCAAGCCTGCGAGCTACACACCGTTATCCACTTTGAAACTAGCAGAAATCATTTCCGAGGTGGTGCCTCCAGGTGTCATCAACGTGGTCGCAGGCCCAGGTGCAGAGGTGGGCGAAGCGTTAGTGAGTCATCCACAGGTGGATAAAGTGGCATTTACTGGGTCAACAGAAGTGGGCCGAAATATTATGTCGCTTGCTGCAGGCACGATTAAGAAAACCACGCTTGAGCTTGGCGGAAAGTCACCTAACATTATTTTAGAGGATGCTGACTTAAACATTGCACTTCCTGGCAGTCTGTTTGGCGTGTTTTTACACTCAGGTCAGCTGTGTGAATCCGGAACTCGCTTATTCGTGCCTGATAAGATCTATGACCAAGTAGTGGAAGGGCTCGTTGCTCTTGCGGGGAAATTAAAGCTCGGCAATCCACTGGATCCGGCAACAGACGTGGGTCCAGTTATTTCTAAAAAGCAGAAGGAATCTATCCTATCCTATATTGAATCAGGGAAACAAGAAGGTGCCACGATTGTTTGCGGCGGTAAAGAAGTGAAAGTGGCTGGCTGTGAGGAAGGCCATTTCATTGAGCCGACTATTTTTACGAATGTAACAAATAAAATGAAAATTGCCCAGGAGGAAATTTTCGGTCCGGTATTATGTGTCATCCGATACTCTGAGTTAGACGAAGCTATTAAAATGGCAAATGATACAATCTACGGTTTAGCAGCGGGTGTGTGGACACGCGACGTGAATAAGGCTTACGAAGTTGCTAGAAAACTTCAGGCTGGCGTGGTCTGGATCAATGACTGGCATATGCTCCGCAGTGATGCACCGTTCGGCGGCTACAAGCAAAGTGGAATTGGACGTGAAATGGGTCAGCATTCACTGGATGCCTATACACAGGTGAAACATGTGCATACATCCATGAGTCCTGAACTTGAAAGACGGAATTGGTACGGAATTCTATTTGGCCAAAACTAA
- a CDS encoding class I adenylate-forming enzyme family protein: MNLRELLETNISNFGEYPFIFFKEKTYTNVETKQMADQFAHGLRKLGINKGDRVMVCMPNGPEVLFAYQGITRAGAIIVPVMFTLHPKELHYIAEKSGAKAVITSSYVLANVKKSLEGLEEQPVLMVVDQPSTEQVKNFYDVMVSSDCPFDHDVTDTDTAVILYTSGTTGNPKGVLLTHKNLFSNAENSAKHNETERGTTLGVLPLAHVYGLTVSNVCYLTGSSIVVFPTFDVNGVFQAIETYKVRSFSAVPAMIHAMLSFPQADQYDTSSLESVGSGSAPLPVALLHAFEQKFEAKVYEGYGLSEAAPVVTAHRKGIEIKPGSVGIPIPGVEVKIVNEDGEEVPAGEVGELIVRGDNVTPGYYQNPEESGRVLKAGWLYTGDMARIDDEGYVYIVDRKKDLIIRGGFNVYPRDVEEILNGHEQVFEAAVVGVPDERMGEEMVACVVKKPGSEVTEEELIRYCQDHLAKNKTPRRIVFLEVLPRNGVGKILKTHLRQTASELVIRP, encoded by the coding sequence ATGAATCTTAGAGAGCTACTGGAAACAAATATTTCTAATTTTGGTGAGTATCCTTTTATATTTTTCAAAGAGAAGACCTACACAAACGTGGAAACGAAGCAAATGGCAGATCAGTTTGCCCACGGTCTGCGGAAGCTCGGAATAAATAAGGGTGACCGGGTTATGGTTTGCATGCCGAATGGCCCGGAAGTACTCTTTGCCTATCAAGGGATTACAAGAGCGGGGGCAATCATTGTGCCCGTCATGTTTACCCTTCATCCGAAAGAACTTCACTATATCGCTGAGAAGTCTGGTGCAAAAGCAGTGATCACCTCCTCGTACGTTTTAGCGAATGTGAAAAAATCGTTGGAAGGATTGGAAGAGCAGCCGGTGTTAATGGTTGTTGATCAGCCATCCACAGAACAGGTGAAAAACTTTTACGATGTGATGGTTTCGAGCGATTGTCCATTTGATCATGATGTAACGGATACGGATACAGCGGTAATTTTATACACTTCAGGAACAACTGGAAACCCAAAAGGAGTCCTGTTAACACATAAAAACCTATTTTCTAATGCGGAGAACTCGGCGAAACATAACGAGACAGAGCGGGGAACAACACTCGGTGTCCTGCCGCTTGCCCATGTGTATGGCTTAACGGTTTCCAACGTCTGTTATCTTACCGGAAGCTCGATCGTTGTTTTTCCTACCTTTGATGTAAATGGTGTGTTCCAGGCGATTGAAACTTACAAAGTACGATCTTTTTCGGCTGTACCAGCGATGATTCATGCCATGCTTTCCTTCCCACAGGCGGATCAATACGATACCTCGAGTCTGGAATCTGTCGGTTCTGGTTCTGCCCCACTGCCGGTCGCTTTACTACATGCCTTTGAGCAGAAGTTTGAGGCTAAGGTATATGAAGGCTATGGCTTATCTGAAGCTGCACCGGTTGTGACGGCCCATCGGAAAGGGATCGAGATTAAACCTGGCTCTGTCGGGATTCCAATTCCAGGTGTTGAAGTGAAGATTGTCAATGAGGATGGAGAGGAGGTTCCTGCTGGTGAAGTAGGAGAATTGATAGTCCGTGGTGACAATGTTACTCCAGGCTATTATCAAAATCCGGAGGAATCAGGGCGTGTGTTGAAGGCTGGATGGCTTTACACCGGAGATATGGCTCGAATCGATGATGAGGGTTACGTCTATATTGTTGACAGGAAAAAGGACTTAATTATTCGAGGTGGTTTTAATGTGTATCCTCGTGATGTAGAGGAAATATTAAACGGCCATGAGCAGGTGTTTGAAGCGGCCGTTGTAGGTGTTCCTGATGAACGAATGGGGGAAGAAATGGTCGCCTGTGTCGTGAAGAAGCCCGGTTCAGAGGTAACAGAAGAAGAGCTGATCCGCTACTGTCAGGACCATTTAGCGAAAAATAAAACTCCTAGAAGAATTGTTTTTCTTGAAGTGTTACCAAGGAATGGAGTCGGAAAGATTTTGAAAACGCATCTTCGCCAAACCGCGTCTGAATTGGTAATCAGACCGTAA
- a CDS encoding acyl-CoA dehydrogenase family protein: protein MMDFSFSEEQELLRKTVRQFVDKEIMPYIREWDEKQHFETSILKRLADLGLMGVCIPEQYGGSGMDYNSLAIVCEELERGDTAFRTAVSVHTGLNSMTLLQWGNEQQKQKYLTPQAKGLKVGAFGLTEPNAGSDVAAMHTTATKQGDYYILNGSKTWISLSDVADHFLVFAYTDKTKKHHGISAFIVEREWEGFSSKAIKGKLGIRAGNTGELFFDNVMVPKENLVGEEGEGFKIAMSALDNGRFTVAAGACGTIMASLEASLKYCHERSTFGKEIGKHQLVQQMIAKMEAGLQQSRLLVYRAGWLKNQGKRNTRETSLAKWQACDYAYEAANDAVQIHGAYGFSNEYPVERYLRNAKAPVIYEGTREIHTIMQAEYVLGYREDKPLSKTLPAWPFQEVEEAVK, encoded by the coding sequence ATGATGGATTTTTCTTTTTCAGAAGAGCAAGAATTACTTAGGAAAACCGTGCGACAGTTTGTGGATAAGGAGATCATGCCATATATTCGCGAATGGGATGAAAAGCAGCACTTTGAGACAAGTATTTTAAAACGGCTCGCCGATCTAGGTCTCATGGGAGTTTGTATCCCTGAACAATATGGTGGCAGTGGCATGGATTATAATTCACTGGCGATTGTTTGCGAAGAACTCGAACGTGGGGATACAGCATTCCGTACCGCTGTATCCGTTCATACCGGCCTGAACAGCATGACACTCCTTCAATGGGGAAATGAGCAGCAAAAGCAAAAATATCTCACTCCACAAGCAAAAGGCTTAAAGGTAGGTGCCTTTGGCCTAACTGAGCCGAATGCCGGGTCCGATGTCGCAGCCATGCACACAACGGCCACAAAACAGGGGGATTACTACATATTAAACGGTTCCAAAACCTGGATCTCTCTGAGTGATGTCGCAGATCACTTCTTAGTATTCGCCTACACCGATAAAACAAAGAAACACCACGGCATTTCTGCTTTCATCGTAGAGCGGGAGTGGGAGGGCTTTTCCTCAAAGGCTATCAAAGGAAAACTGGGGATACGTGCAGGTAATACTGGCGAGCTCTTTTTCGATAACGTAATGGTACCTAAAGAAAACCTAGTTGGAGAAGAAGGAGAAGGCTTCAAGATTGCCATGTCAGCACTTGATAACGGCCGATTCACGGTCGCTGCCGGTGCCTGCGGGACCATTATGGCCAGCCTTGAGGCCAGTCTAAAATATTGCCATGAGCGAAGCACATTCGGTAAAGAGATCGGCAAACACCAGTTGGTTCAGCAAATGATTGCCAAAATGGAAGCAGGACTACAGCAGTCACGGTTGCTAGTTTATAGAGCAGGGTGGTTAAAGAATCAAGGGAAACGAAATACACGTGAAACGTCACTTGCCAAGTGGCAGGCTTGTGATTATGCCTATGAAGCCGCAAATGATGCCGTTCAAATACACGGCGCATACGGTTTCTCCAATGAATATCCAGTCGAACGATACCTAAGAAATGCCAAAGCTCCCGTCATCTACGAGGGAACGCGTGAAATCCATACGATTATGCAAGCAGAATATGTTCTCGGCTATCGTGAGGATAAACCATTATCCAAAACTCTACCGGCATGGCCCTTCCAAGAAGTAGAAGAAGCGGTAAAGTAA
- a CDS encoding MBL fold metallo-hydrolase produces MYKIVPLELQTHFAEGTVNAFLAIGETVTLVDTGNPGKESYQQLKNQLHNHGVRLIDIDHIVLTHIHIDHAGAIPFLQEERDIPIYVHEQASGSINTDIHEYERVQRFFNHFLESCGADPERHIIKRPFQEEIWRNVHYVKEGDQLLLGGRKFEVVHVPGHSQCDMLLWNRETGDTFAGDHLLKAFSVNAFIEPPERVERSRPKPLLQYRQSLEKISQLPLGVIYPGHGEAFTNHLQLIETRLKEQEKRCDQILSILGDGNKSIFEICSVMYPRLKGRTIFLGLSQIQGHLDLLEQRKLVSCEKKGSIVMYRRERIE; encoded by the coding sequence ATGTATAAAATTGTTCCTCTAGAACTGCAAACGCACTTTGCTGAAGGAACGGTGAACGCATTCTTGGCAATTGGTGAAACCGTGACCTTAGTGGATACAGGAAACCCCGGCAAAGAATCCTACCAGCAGCTAAAGAACCAACTACATAACCATGGCGTTCGATTAATAGATATCGACCACATCGTCCTGACTCACATCCATATCGATCACGCAGGTGCCATTCCCTTTTTACAGGAAGAAAGGGACATACCAATTTATGTGCATGAACAGGCGAGTGGTTCTATTAACACTGACATTCACGAATATGAAAGAGTCCAGCGATTTTTCAACCACTTCTTAGAAAGTTGTGGTGCTGACCCGGAAAGACACATCATCAAACGTCCTTTTCAAGAAGAAATTTGGCGTAACGTTCACTATGTAAAAGAAGGGGACCAGCTTTTGTTAGGAGGAAGGAAGTTTGAGGTGGTACATGTTCCCGGGCACAGCCAATGTGATATGTTGCTGTGGAACCGAGAGACGGGGGATACCTTCGCGGGCGACCATTTGTTGAAGGCCTTTTCTGTCAATGCCTTTATTGAACCGCCTGAACGTGTAGAACGTAGTCGTCCCAAACCATTATTACAATATCGGCAATCTCTGGAAAAGATTAGCCAGCTGCCGCTTGGAGTGATTTATCCCGGCCATGGGGAGGCATTTACAAATCACTTACAACTGATCGAAACAAGATTGAAGGAACAGGAAAAGCGGTGCGACCAAATCCTATCTATTCTTGGTGATGGTAATAAAAGCATTTTTGAGATTTGTAGTGTCATGTATCCTCGGTTAAAAGGTCGAACCATTTTCTTGGGATTGTCGCAGATACAGGGTCATCTGGATTTGCTTGAACAAAGAAAGCTGGTTAGCTGTGAAAAAAAAGGTTCCATAGTGATGTATCGAAGGGAGCGGATCGAATGA
- a CDS encoding GNAT family N-acetyltransferase, with translation MNIQIKRLTECTIQEIITAWNRGFEGYFVKLEMTPELFFNRLVNEGLSLPHSVVAYDGEEPVAIVMNGFREINGKKTAWNGGTGIANDYRGKGISTLLMEEILKIYNEEGCEVATLEAIKENERAIRLYKRFGYEITDSLVYLSGTLESQNHSSIKAKNIRPEQLANYSFYKQAVPWQCQWQSVKSGEAQIYYDNEQNPLGYALYKRVWNPEGQLEKVFLFQVELIGGLSYENMQAIFSSMTEHQDHPVTYMTVNASQANPVIQYLSNHGFKNTTEQVQMVKTL, from the coding sequence ATGAATATACAAATAAAAAGATTAACCGAATGCACGATTCAAGAAATTATTACAGCATGGAATAGAGGGTTTGAGGGCTATTTTGTAAAACTAGAAATGACGCCTGAACTGTTTTTCAATCGGCTCGTCAATGAAGGACTGTCGTTACCACACTCCGTCGTTGCCTACGATGGGGAGGAGCCTGTTGCGATTGTCATGAATGGTTTTCGAGAAATCAACGGGAAAAAGACCGCGTGGAATGGCGGTACCGGAATTGCAAACGATTATCGTGGAAAAGGCATTTCCACTTTACTCATGGAAGAAATCTTGAAAATTTACAATGAAGAGGGCTGTGAGGTGGCAACCCTTGAGGCGATTAAAGAGAATGAAAGAGCCATTCGTTTGTATAAGCGGTTCGGCTATGAAATTACCGATTCACTTGTTTACTTATCTGGTACTTTAGAGAGCCAAAATCACTCTTCAATAAAAGCGAAGAACATTCGCCCAGAACAGCTAGCAAACTATTCTTTTTATAAGCAAGCTGTGCCTTGGCAGTGTCAATGGCAAAGCGTTAAATCGGGTGAAGCACAAATCTATTACGACAACGAACAAAATCCACTTGGCTACGCTCTATATAAGCGTGTTTGGAACCCAGAAGGGCAACTCGAAAAGGTATTCTTATTCCAAGTGGAGCTAATTGGAGGATTGTCATATGAGAACATGCAAGCCATTTTTTCCTCAATGACAGAACACCAAGACCATCCAGTTACCTATATGACAGTTAACGCCTCACAGGCCAACCCGGTAATCCAGTATTTATCAAATCACGGTTTCAAGAATACTACTGAACAGGTGCAAATGGTGAAAACTTTGTAA
- a CDS encoding iron-containing alcohol dehydrogenase has product MAKTNEEVKITMKTTLSQFMLRTGIYSGSNSRAMVPSLFAGLGAKRVLLLSDRGLEKAGVVEKVASIFELTGHGSGPQLVGMYLDIKQDAESQCINDAVRYAREIGADSLLAVGGGSVLDTVKGVKYALHKGLADIKEAIPGGLLYESFPKANYIPIPHIAIPTTAGTGSEVSPIAVIFNEEIQMKTNIINPFISADMAILDPDLTVGLPPLITAFTGFDALTHAIEALASPTATGLTDAHALHAIRLIEKNLPVAVADGGNLDARMDLLQASLMGITAFSFALNAIPVHNMAHAYGALFRIPHGLANAVFLPVVMEMVPNLYLPKVAELAQALNVDVKADETPEEALAKVVEKIRLLQHKVGLPTDFKEFNITEEALQAAIPAVMKDPAALSFPMPAELIAAIGQKVCPVGVK; this is encoded by the coding sequence TTGGCCAAAACTAATGAAGAGGTGAAGATAACAATGAAAACAACCTTATCACAATTCATGTTACGTACGGGAATCTACAGTGGATCAAATTCTCGGGCAATGGTTCCTAGTTTGTTTGCCGGCCTTGGTGCCAAGCGGGTTTTGCTATTAAGCGATAGAGGGTTAGAAAAGGCTGGTGTGGTTGAAAAAGTAGCTTCTATTTTTGAGTTAACCGGCCATGGGAGCGGCCCGCAGCTCGTAGGGATGTACCTAGATATTAAACAGGATGCAGAAAGCCAATGCATTAATGATGCGGTCCGCTATGCACGAGAAATCGGAGCAGACTCCCTGCTGGCAGTGGGCGGCGGCAGTGTGCTCGATACGGTAAAAGGGGTGAAGTATGCCCTTCACAAAGGTCTCGCTGATATTAAAGAGGCAATACCTGGCGGTTTGTTATATGAATCATTCCCGAAAGCAAATTATATCCCGATTCCTCACATCGCAATTCCGACGACGGCGGGAACAGGTTCAGAAGTTTCTCCGATTGCCGTTATTTTTAATGAAGAGATTCAAATGAAGACTAATATTATCAACCCATTTATTAGTGCGGATATGGCGATTCTGGATCCTGATTTAACAGTCGGCCTTCCGCCGTTGATTACAGCATTTACCGGCTTTGATGCGTTAACTCACGCAATTGAAGCTTTGGCGTCCCCGACTGCTACTGGCCTAACAGATGCGCATGCATTGCATGCAATTCGTTTGATTGAAAAAAATCTACCTGTGGCTGTTGCTGATGGCGGTAATCTGGATGCACGTATGGATTTATTGCAGGCAAGCTTAATGGGTATTACTGCGTTCAGCTTTGCCTTGAACGCGATTCCTGTTCACAATATGGCCCATGCGTATGGTGCGTTGTTCCGCATCCCGCATGGCTTGGCAAATGCAGTCTTTTTACCAGTGGTGATGGAAATGGTTCCTAATCTATACTTACCGAAGGTGGCTGAACTGGCGCAAGCTCTGAATGTGGATGTGAAGGCTGATGAAACTCCAGAGGAGGCTTTGGCAAAGGTTGTCGAGAAAATCCGGTTGCTGCAGCATAAGGTGGGCTTACCAACTGACTTCAAGGAGTTCAACATCACAGAAGAAGCTCTTCAAGCCGCAATTCCAGCAGTCATGAAGGACCCAGCAGCATTAAGCTTCCCAATGCCAGCAGAGTTGATTGCCGCCATCGGGCAGAAAGTTTGCCCAGTTGGGGTGAAATAA
- a CDS encoding ABC transporter substrate-binding protein has protein sequence MKRMKSFLMMSFIFVIIFSLAACNSTSEKPANTKPASGGGGDSTSDAAGTVNIGYTGPLSGPAAFYGERTLNGVKMAAEEINGAGGFEVGGKKYKLNIVSLDDKYLPNEAGANAKRLIQENKTPIIFTPHSGGVFALQVFNQQDKFLIGAYTSEPKVSEVGNNLTVRIPPRYDGYLKPFTEYEMKKFGKKIAFLPTASQYGKDWSEKLKAYWEKQGGKVVYNSAIDFTKETDFFTTVTNALKEKPDVLFIGGASEPTAKVAKQARELGFKGGFIVMDQAKFDEMKKVTGSYDMLNGSIGVMPLIESKSPAIPDFAKKYKEKYGEDPGSEAGLNYIAMYIFVEAMKAAGSVDDAEKIQAKMQDGVSNIPDNVKIYEFTKFTGGGFDGELEVAAVEEGKIVPIKLK, from the coding sequence ATGAAAAGAATGAAATCCTTTTTGATGATGAGTTTCATTTTCGTAATTATTTTCAGTCTGGCAGCATGTAACAGCACATCCGAAAAACCGGCTAATACGAAACCAGCTTCCGGAGGCGGCGGTGACAGTACTTCTGATGCAGCAGGTACAGTCAATATTGGATACACGGGTCCATTAAGCGGTCCAGCTGCCTTTTACGGAGAGCGCACATTAAACGGTGTCAAGATGGCGGCTGAAGAGATTAATGGTGCCGGCGGATTTGAAGTTGGTGGGAAGAAATACAAGCTGAACATTGTTTCATTGGATGATAAATACCTGCCAAACGAGGCTGGGGCCAACGCCAAACGATTAATTCAAGAGAACAAAACTCCTATCATTTTCACCCCTCACAGCGGTGGTGTCTTTGCCCTTCAGGTTTTCAACCAACAGGATAAGTTTCTTATTGGCGCCTACACGAGTGAACCAAAGGTTTCAGAGGTGGGCAATAACCTAACGGTGCGAATTCCTCCACGATATGATGGATATCTTAAACCATTTACTGAATACGAAATGAAGAAATTCGGTAAGAAAATTGCCTTCCTTCCAACTGCATCCCAATACGGGAAAGACTGGTCGGAAAAGTTAAAGGCTTACTGGGAAAAACAAGGTGGTAAGGTTGTGTACAATTCTGCCATCGATTTTACCAAGGAAACTGATTTCTTCACGACTGTAACGAATGCCTTAAAGGAAAAGCCAGATGTATTATTTATCGGGGGTGCGTCTGAACCAACTGCAAAGGTAGCGAAACAAGCACGTGAGCTTGGATTTAAGGGCGGCTTCATTGTCATGGACCAAGCGAAATTCGACGAAATGAAAAAGGTAACAGGCTCATATGATATGCTAAATGGTTCCATTGGCGTTATGCCTCTAATCGAATCGAAAAGCCCAGCCATTCCTGATTTTGCGAAGAAGTATAAAGAAAAGTATGGTGAGGATCCTGGATCCGAAGCCGGTCTAAATTACATTGCAATGTACATTTTTGTAGAAGCAATGAAAGCGGCAGGTTCTGTTGATGACGCGGAAAAAATCCAAGCCAAAATGCAGGATGGCGTAAGCAATATTCCTGATAATGTGAAAATCTATGAATTTACGAAGTTTACCGGCGGCGGCTTTGATGGTGAGTTAGAGGTAGCAGCCGTTGAGGAAGGTAAAATCGTTCCGATTAAGCTTAAATAA